The following proteins come from a genomic window of Salvia hispanica cultivar TCC Black 2014 chromosome 4, UniMelb_Shisp_WGS_1.0, whole genome shotgun sequence:
- the LOC125217787 gene encoding ribose-phosphate pyrophosphokinase 1-like, whose protein sequence is MASSLLLPPPTASPLFSRSAFPTPTARFCFSPARCELTDAVNGKPRVPVLNDQTLPKYLQSRRLENAVNKNINNEIKIFSGTGNLMLSQEIAKYMGLNLGGIRIKRFADGEIYVQLQESVRGCDVYLVQPTCPPANENLMELLIMIDACRRASAKNITAVIPYFGYARADRKTQGRESISAKLVANLITEAGADRVLACDIHSGQSMGYFDIPVDHVYCQPVILDYLASKKICSGDLVVVSPDVGGVARARAFAKKLSDAPLAIVDKRRSGHNVAEVMNLIGDVKGKVAVMLDDMIDTAGTIAKGAELLHDVGAREVYACSTHAVFSPPAIERLSSGLFHEVIVTNTLPVSEENYFPQLTVLSVANLMGETIRRVHDDCSVSSIFQ, encoded by the exons ATGGCCTCCTCGTTGCTCTTGCCGCCGCCAACCGCTTCTCCTCTTTTCTCGCGCTCCGCTTTTCCTACTCCCACCGCACGCTTCTGCTTCTCTCCCGCC AGATGCGAGTTGACAGATGCGGTGAACGGGAAGCCTCGTGTTCCTGTTCTCAACGACCAGACATTGCCCAAGTACTTGCAGTCCAGACGATTGGAGAATGCTGtcaataaaaacattaataaCGAGATCAAGATTTTCTCCGGTACTGGCAATTTGATGCTTTCTCAG GAAATTGCTAAGTATATGGGCCTCAACCTTGGAGGTATCCGGATTAAACGATTTGCAGATGGAGAGATTTATGTTCAGTTGCAAGAGAGTGTCCGTGGCTGTGATGTCTACCTGGTCCAGCCCACCTGTCCTCCAGCCAACGAAAATCTTATGGAGCTTCTTATAATGATAGATGCTTGCCGAAGAGCTTCAGCCAAAAATATCACTGCAGTGATCCCATACTTTGGATATGCGCGAGCTGATAGAAAG ACACAAGGACGTGAATCTATTTCTGCCAAATTAGTAGCCAATCTTATCACAGAAGCAGGTGCAGATCGTGTTCTTGCCTGTGATATTCACTCAGGGCAATCCATGGGTTACTTTGATATTCCCGTGGACCACGTGTACTGCCAG CCTGTCATCCTTGATTACCTCGCCAGCAAGAAGATATGCTCTGGTGACCTGGTAGTGGTCTCACCTGATGTTGGAGGAGTTGCACGGGCACGAGCTTTTGCGAAGAAGTTATCTGATGCACCTTTGGCCATTGTGGACAAAAGGCGTTCGGGGCATAATGTTGCTGAG GTAATGAATCTGATAGGTGATGTTAAAGGAAAAGTTGCAGTGATGTTAGATGACATGATAGATACAGCAG GAACTATAGCCAAAGGTGCAGAGTTGCTGCATGATGTAGGTGCTCGGGAAGTCTATGCATGTAGCACTCATGCGGTTTTCAG TCCCCCTGCAATTGAGAGGTTGTCGAGTGGGCTGTTCCACGAGGTTATTGTTACAAATACACTTCCAGTATCGGAGGAAAACTATTTCCCCCAATTGACAGTTCTTTCAGTTGCTAACCTCATGGGCGAAACAATAAGGCGAGTTCATGATGATTGTTCTGTGAGTAGCATTTTCCAGtga
- the LOC125224279 gene encoding type I inositol polyphosphate 5-phosphatase 2-like, with the protein MKRQSRRGKRSEPFWPSIMMKKWLNIKPKVYDFSEDEVDTESEDDACSCKDESTMLDDHVDSTRGFQSACSTKTTAGKPPTGISMKHRRGKSETLRLQYINTKDVRVNIGTWNVAGRIPDDDLDIDEWLCMQEPADIYIFGFQEVVPLSAGNVLVAESRRPISKWEAIIRRTLNKSAEPGSKHKSYSAPPSPVFRTSSASDTLADEADTPALDIFADNSGGATMDSDSKISRKSVWDNRLDWPEQSLDATSHQAISSRSLRRVLSSSARIGWTSNGLTSSPQNFPRLKRMHRSFGNLQTIHMDQHDAVDEVVDYLSEELDEIPGEEEDCFSEMSDFRNEDAVSTTPRKSPQVYVRIVSKQMVGIYVSVWVRRRLRRHINHLKVSPVGVGLMGYMGNKGSVSISMSLFHSRLCFVCSHLTSGEKIGAEQRRNADVLEIIRRTHFSTLFDIDQPQTIPSHDKIFWFGDLNYRINMSDSEVRKLVEKKQWAVLLNNDQLCRELRNGHVFDGWKEGMINFAPTYKYEINTDRYVGEKPKGEKKRSPAWCDRILWFGKGIKQLDYKRSEMRLSDHRPVSSSFIVEVEIFDQRKLKKALNFSSAVVHPEFFVNQPQELNFER; encoded by the exons ATGAAGAGACAGAGCAGAAGAGGAAAGCGGTCTGAG CCGTTCTGGCCCTCCATTATGATGAAAAAGTGGCTGAATATCAAGCCGAAGGTTTATGATTTCAGCGAAGATGAAGTGGATACAGAGAGTGAAGATGATG CTTGCTCTTGTAAAGATGAATCTACTATGCTTGATGATCATGTCGACTCGACCAGGGGATTTCAATCTGCTTGCTCAACCAAAACTACAGCAG GTAAACCTCCAACTGGAATCTCGATGAAACACAGGAGGGGAAAATCAGAAACTCTGCGACTTCagtatataaatacaaaagatGTGAG AGTAAATATAGGTACTTGGAATGTTGCTGGAAGAATTCCAGATGATGATCTTGATATAGATGAATGGCTGTGTATGCAAGAGCCAGCTGATATATACATATTCGG CTTCCAGGAAGTGGTTCCCTTGAGTGCAGGCAACGTTCTTGTTGCAGAAAGCAGAAGACCGATCTCCAAATGGGAGGCTATCATCCGCAGAACATTGAATAAGTCAGCAGAACCCGGAAGCAAACACAAAAGCTACAGCGCACCGCCCTCTCCTGTTTTCAGGACTTCCTCTGCTTCTGATACATTGGCTGATGAGGCAGATACTCCTGCACTCGACATATTTGCCGATAACTCTGGAGGCGCCACTATGGACAGTGACTCGAAGATCAGTAGGAAGAGCGTCTGGGACAACAGATTGGACTGGCCAGAGCAATCACTCGATGCTACATCTCATCAAGCTATATCGTCTAGGTCCCTACGTAGAGTGCTGAGCAGCTCAGCAAGAATAGGCTGGACGAGTAATGGTCTTACCTCCAGCCCTCAAAATTTCCCACGATTAAAGAGGATGCACAGAAGCTTTGGAAATCTACAGACGATCCACATGGATCAACATGATGCGGTCGATGAAGTTGTGGATTATCTGTCTGAGGAGTTGGATGAAATTCCTGGCGAGGAAGAAGATTGTTTCTCGGAAATGTCAGATTTTAGAAATGAGGATGCAGTGTCAACCACTCCAAGAAAGTCGCCGCAAGTGTATGTGCGGATCGTTAGTAAACAGATGGTCGGAATATATGTGTCGGTGTGGGTGCGCAGAAGGCTGAGGCGACACATAAACCACTTGAAGGTCTCCCCAGTTGGAGTGGGGCTTATGGGCTACATGGGCAACAAG GGATCTGTTTCCATAAGCATGTCACTCTTTCATAGTCGTCTATGCTTTGTCTGCTCTCATCTAACCTCGGGTGAAAAAATTGGGGCCGAGCAAAGGCGCAACgctgatgttcttgaaatcatAAGGCGGACTCATTTCTCCACCCTCTTTGACATTGATCAGCCTCAGACAATTCCCTCTCACGA CAAGATATTCTGGTTTGGAGATTTGAATTATCGGATCAATATGTCGGATTCAGAAGTGAGAAAGCTTGTCGAGAAGAAGCAGTGGGCTGTGCTTCTCAACAACGATCAG TTATGCCGGGAACTCAGAAATGGACATGTGTTTGATGGGTGGAAAGAAGGGATGATCAACTTTGCTCCAACTTATAAGTATGAGATCAACACAGATAGATACGTTGGTGAAAAACCTaaaggagaaaagaaaagatcCCCAGCATG GTGTGACAGGATACTATGGTTTGGTAAAGGGATAAAGCAGCTGGATTACAAGAGATCAGAGATGAGGCTTTCAGATCATAGGCCAGTGAGTTCTTCATTCATAGTGGAAGTTGAGATATTTGATCAACGGAAGCTCAAAAAGGCACTCAACTTTTCAAGTGCTGTGGTACATCCTGAGTTTTTTGTTAACCAACCTCAAGAATTAAACTTTGAGAGATAA
- the LOC125224257 gene encoding uncharacterized protein LOC125224257 isoform X2: MRLLLLNDYEILLAHIPLYLYPFLYTTRKTRPFEYFRRHWCSGEDGKWTIKNKLSSSKLLVAYLHTVIQLQNYCGSYVHSFWIACSSPEGSCQSPFATNYGRRVATTR, translated from the exons ATGAG ATTACTTCTGCTGAATGACTATGAGATTTTGCTAG CTCATATTCCTCTGTACCTGTATCCTTTTCTATATACAACCAGAAAAACTCGCCCATTTGAGTACTTTAGGCGTCATTGGTGCTCTGGTGAAG ATGGAAAGTGGACTATCAAAAACAAGTTGAGTTCCTCGAAGCTTTTGGTAGCATACCTTCATACAGTAATTCAGTTGCAGAACTACTGTG GTTCCTATGTTCACAGCTTCTGGATTGCGTGTTCGTCTCCTGAAGGTAGTTGCCAGTCTCCATTTGCTACGAACTATGGGAGAAGAGTGGCTACAACACGGTAG
- the LOC125224257 gene encoding uncharacterized protein LOC125224257 isoform X1 encodes MVFNALCYSYYFNLYNQAHIPLYLYPFLYTTRKTRPFEYFRRHWCSGEDGKWTIKNKLSSSKLLVAYLHTVIQLQNYCGSYVHSFWIACSSPEGSCQSPFATNYGRRVATTR; translated from the exons ATGGTCTTTAATGCTCTCTGTTATTCATATTACTTCAACTTGTATAACCAAG CTCATATTCCTCTGTACCTGTATCCTTTTCTATATACAACCAGAAAAACTCGCCCATTTGAGTACTTTAGGCGTCATTGGTGCTCTGGTGAAG ATGGAAAGTGGACTATCAAAAACAAGTTGAGTTCCTCGAAGCTTTTGGTAGCATACCTTCATACAGTAATTCAGTTGCAGAACTACTGTG GTTCCTATGTTCACAGCTTCTGGATTGCGTGTTCGTCTCCTGAAGGTAGTTGCCAGTCTCCATTTGCTACGAACTATGGGAGAAGAGTGGCTACAACACGGTAG